The following coding sequences lie in one Mycteria americana isolate JAX WOST 10 ecotype Jacksonville Zoo and Gardens chromosome 15, USCA_MyAme_1.0, whole genome shotgun sequence genomic window:
- the GIT1 gene encoding ARF GTPase-activating protein GIT1 isoform X1 has protein sequence MSRKAPRAEVCADCSAPDPGWASINRGVLICDECCSVHRSLGRHISIVKHLRHSPWPATLLQMVHTLASNGANSIWEHSLLDPAQVQSGRRKANPQDKVHPTKSEFIRAKYQMLAFVHKLPCRDDDGVTAKDLSKQLHSSVRTGNLETCLRLLSLGAQANFFHPEKGTTPLHVAAKAGQILQAELLVVYGADPGAPDVNGRTPIDYARQAAQHELAERLVECQYELTDRLAFYLCGRKPDHKNGHYIIPQMADRVRPKCMAQSLDLSELAKAAKKKLQALSNRLFEELAMDVYDEVDRRENDAVWLTTQNHSTLVTERSAVPFLPVNPEYSATRNQGRQKLARFNAREFATLLIDILGEAKRRQQGKSLLSPTDALDYSLRSQSDLDDQHDYDSVASDEDTDQELLRNASRNNRARSMDSSDLSDGPITLQEYLEVKKALAASEAKVQQLMKVNNSLSDELRRLQREIHKLQAENTQIRQQTGPVHPTPAPSERPEHGHPPGTAPPHRRDRQAFSMYEPGSALKPFGQPVEELVTRLQPFGTGEVEDEALYSMHIPASVYRMRKGPSASSVPFPPSSPLLSCPSDGARHMSKLDRHGSGTDSDYDNTQAGEVLISMEGKRFMELSKDEDFPHELDPLDGELDPGLPSTEDVILKTEQVTKNIQELLRAAQESKHDSFVPCSEKIHSAVTEMASLFPKKPALETVRSSLRLLNASAYRLQSECRKTVPPEPGAAVDYQLLTQQVIQCAYDIAKAAKQLVTITTREKKQ, from the exons ATGTCCCGGAAGGCGCCGCGGGCGGAGGTGTGCGCCGACTGCAGCGCCCCAG ACCCCGGCTGGGCCTCCATCAACCGCGGGGTGCTCATCTGCGACGAGTGCTGCAGCGTGCACCGCAGCCTGGGCCGCCACATCTCCATCGTCAAGCACCTGCGCCACAGCCCCTGGCCTGCCACCCTGCTCCAG ATGGTGCACACCTTGGCGAGCAATGGGGCCAACTCCATCTGGGAGCACTCGCTGCTGGATCCGGCCCAGGTGCAGAGCGGGCGCCGGAAAGCAAACCCCCAGGACAAAGTGCA ccccaccaagTCGGAGTTCATCCGCGCCAAGTACCAGATGCTGGCCTTCGTCCACAAGCTGCCCTGCCGGGACGACGACGGAGTCACTGCCAAGGACCTCAGCAAG CAATTGCACTCGAGCGTGCGGACGGGAAACCTGGAGACCTGCCTGCGCCTGCTCTCGCTGGGCGCCCAGGCCAACTTCTTCCACCCG gAGAAGGGCACCACGCCGCTGCACGTGGCCGCCAAGGCCGGGCAGatcctgcaggcagagctgctggtggtCTACGGCGCTGACCCCGGGGCGCCGGACGTGAACGGCCGGACCCCCATCGACTACGCCAG GCAGGCAGCCCAGCACGAGCTGGCGGAGCGGCTGGTGGAATGCCAGTACGAGCTGACCGACCGGCTGGCCTTTTACCTCTGTGGCAGGAAGCCGG ACCACAAGAATGGGCACTACATCATCCCGCAGATGGCTGACAG GGTGCGCCCAAAGTGCATGGCACAGAG TCTGGACCTCTCTGAGCTGGCCAAGGCAGCCAAGAAGAAGCTGCAGGCG CTCAGCAACCGCCTCTTCGAGGAGCTGGCCATGGATGTCTACGATGAGGTGGACCGCCGGGAGAACGACGCGG TCTGGCTGACGACGCAGAACCACAGCACGCTGGTGACGGAGCGCAGCgctgtccccttcctccctgtcAACCCCGAGTACTCGGCCACGCGCAACCAG GGCCGGCAGAAGCTGGCCAGGTTCAACGCCAGGGAGTTCGCCACCTTGCTCATCGACATCCTCGGGGAAGCCAAGCGCCGGCAGCAAGGGAAGAGTCTGCTGAGCCCCACAG aCGCCCTCGACTACTCGCTGCGGAGCCAGAGTGACCTGGACGACCAGCACGACTACGACAGCGTCGCCTCTGACGAGGACACGGACCAGGAGCTGCTGCGCAACGCCTCACGCAACAACCGTGCCAGG agcatGGACTCCTCCGACCTCTCGGACGGCCCCATCACACTGCAGGAGTACCTGGAGGTGAAGAAGGCTCTGGCCGCCTCCGAGGCCAAGGTGCAGCAGCTGATGAAAGTGAACAACAGCCTGAGCGACGAGCTGCGCCGGCTGCAGCGCGAG ATCCACAAGCTGCAGGCAGAGAACACGCAGATCCGGCAGCAGACGGGTCCCGTGCACCCAACCCCGGCCCCCAGCGAGCGGCCGGAGCACGGGCaccccccgggcacggcccccccgCACCGCCGGGATCGCCAGGCCTTCTCCATGTACGAGCCGGGCTCAGCACTGAAACCCTTCGGGCAGCCGGTGGAGGAGCTGGTGACGCGGCTGCAGCCCTTCGGCACCGGG GAGGTGGAGGACGAGGCTCTGTACTCCATGCACATCCCGGCCAGCGTGTACCGG aTGCGGAAAGGTCCATCTGCCTCCTCGGTGCCCTTTCCCCCATCCTCCCCGCTGCTCTCCTGCCCGTCTGACGGTGCCCGGCACATG aGCAAGCTGGACCGGCACGGCAGCGGCACCGACAGCGACTACGACAACACGCAGGCGGGTGAGGTCCTGATCAG CATGGAGGGGAAGCGGTTCATGGAGCTGAGCAAGGACGAGGACTTCCCCCACGAGCTGGACCCGCTGGACGGGGAGCTGGACCCCGGCCTGCCCAGCACGGAGGATGTCATCCTCAAAACTGAGCAGGTCACCAAGAACATCCAGGAGCTGCTGCGGGCGGCACAGGAGTCCAAGCACGACAG CTTCGTGCCCTGCTCAGAGAAGATCCACTCGGCTGTGACGGAGATGGCATCGCTCTTCCCCAAG AAGCCGGCGCTGGAGACGGTGCGGAGCTCCCTGCGGCTGCTCAACGCCAGCGCCTACCGGCTGCAGAGCGAGTGCCGCAAGACCGTGCCGCCTGAGCCGGGCGCTGCCGTGGACTACCAGCTCCTGACCCAGCAGGTCATCCAGTGTGCCTACGACATCGCCAAGGCCGCCAAGCAGCTGGTCACCATCACCACCCGCGAGAAGAAGCAGTGA
- the GIT1 gene encoding ARF GTPase-activating protein GIT1 isoform X3, which translates to MSRKAPRAEVCADCSAPDPGWASINRGVLICDECCSVHRSLGRHISIVKHLRHSPWPATLLQMVHTLASNGANSIWEHSLLDPAQVQSGRRKANPQDKVHPTKSEFIRAKYQMLAFVHKLPCRDDDGVTAKDLSKQLHSSVRTGNLETCLRLLSLGAQANFFHPEKGTTPLHVAAKAGQILQAELLVVYGADPGAPDVNGRTPIDYARQAAQHELAERLVECQYELTDRLAFYLCGRKPDHKNGHYIIPQMADRVRPKCMAQSLDLSELAKAAKKKLQALSNRLFEELAMDVYDEVDRRENDAVWLTTQNHSTLVTERSAVPFLPVNPEYSATRNQGRQKLARFNAREFATLLIDILGEAKRRQQGKSLLSPTDALDYSLRSQSDLDDQHDYDSVASDEDTDQELLRNASRNNRARSMDSSDLSDGPITLQEYLEVKKALAASEAKVQQLMKVNNSLSDELRRLQREIHKLQAENTQIRQQTGPVHPTPAPSERPEHGHPPGTAPPHRRDRQAFSMYEPGSALKPFGQPVEELVTRLQPFGTGMRKGPSASSVPFPPSSPLLSCPSDGARHMSKLDRHGSGTDSDYDNTQAGEVLISMEGKRFMELSKDEDFPHELDPLDGELDPGLPSTEDVILKTEQVTKNIQELLRAAQESKHDSFVPCSEKIHSAVTEMASLFPKKPALETVRSSLRLLNASAYRLQSECRKTVPPEPGAAVDYQLLTQQVIQCAYDIAKAAKQLVTITTREKKQ; encoded by the exons ATGTCCCGGAAGGCGCCGCGGGCGGAGGTGTGCGCCGACTGCAGCGCCCCAG ACCCCGGCTGGGCCTCCATCAACCGCGGGGTGCTCATCTGCGACGAGTGCTGCAGCGTGCACCGCAGCCTGGGCCGCCACATCTCCATCGTCAAGCACCTGCGCCACAGCCCCTGGCCTGCCACCCTGCTCCAG ATGGTGCACACCTTGGCGAGCAATGGGGCCAACTCCATCTGGGAGCACTCGCTGCTGGATCCGGCCCAGGTGCAGAGCGGGCGCCGGAAAGCAAACCCCCAGGACAAAGTGCA ccccaccaagTCGGAGTTCATCCGCGCCAAGTACCAGATGCTGGCCTTCGTCCACAAGCTGCCCTGCCGGGACGACGACGGAGTCACTGCCAAGGACCTCAGCAAG CAATTGCACTCGAGCGTGCGGACGGGAAACCTGGAGACCTGCCTGCGCCTGCTCTCGCTGGGCGCCCAGGCCAACTTCTTCCACCCG gAGAAGGGCACCACGCCGCTGCACGTGGCCGCCAAGGCCGGGCAGatcctgcaggcagagctgctggtggtCTACGGCGCTGACCCCGGGGCGCCGGACGTGAACGGCCGGACCCCCATCGACTACGCCAG GCAGGCAGCCCAGCACGAGCTGGCGGAGCGGCTGGTGGAATGCCAGTACGAGCTGACCGACCGGCTGGCCTTTTACCTCTGTGGCAGGAAGCCGG ACCACAAGAATGGGCACTACATCATCCCGCAGATGGCTGACAG GGTGCGCCCAAAGTGCATGGCACAGAG TCTGGACCTCTCTGAGCTGGCCAAGGCAGCCAAGAAGAAGCTGCAGGCG CTCAGCAACCGCCTCTTCGAGGAGCTGGCCATGGATGTCTACGATGAGGTGGACCGCCGGGAGAACGACGCGG TCTGGCTGACGACGCAGAACCACAGCACGCTGGTGACGGAGCGCAGCgctgtccccttcctccctgtcAACCCCGAGTACTCGGCCACGCGCAACCAG GGCCGGCAGAAGCTGGCCAGGTTCAACGCCAGGGAGTTCGCCACCTTGCTCATCGACATCCTCGGGGAAGCCAAGCGCCGGCAGCAAGGGAAGAGTCTGCTGAGCCCCACAG aCGCCCTCGACTACTCGCTGCGGAGCCAGAGTGACCTGGACGACCAGCACGACTACGACAGCGTCGCCTCTGACGAGGACACGGACCAGGAGCTGCTGCGCAACGCCTCACGCAACAACCGTGCCAGG agcatGGACTCCTCCGACCTCTCGGACGGCCCCATCACACTGCAGGAGTACCTGGAGGTGAAGAAGGCTCTGGCCGCCTCCGAGGCCAAGGTGCAGCAGCTGATGAAAGTGAACAACAGCCTGAGCGACGAGCTGCGCCGGCTGCAGCGCGAG ATCCACAAGCTGCAGGCAGAGAACACGCAGATCCGGCAGCAGACGGGTCCCGTGCACCCAACCCCGGCCCCCAGCGAGCGGCCGGAGCACGGGCaccccccgggcacggcccccccgCACCGCCGGGATCGCCAGGCCTTCTCCATGTACGAGCCGGGCTCAGCACTGAAACCCTTCGGGCAGCCGGTGGAGGAGCTGGTGACGCGGCTGCAGCCCTTCGGCACCGGG aTGCGGAAAGGTCCATCTGCCTCCTCGGTGCCCTTTCCCCCATCCTCCCCGCTGCTCTCCTGCCCGTCTGACGGTGCCCGGCACATG aGCAAGCTGGACCGGCACGGCAGCGGCACCGACAGCGACTACGACAACACGCAGGCGGGTGAGGTCCTGATCAG CATGGAGGGGAAGCGGTTCATGGAGCTGAGCAAGGACGAGGACTTCCCCCACGAGCTGGACCCGCTGGACGGGGAGCTGGACCCCGGCCTGCCCAGCACGGAGGATGTCATCCTCAAAACTGAGCAGGTCACCAAGAACATCCAGGAGCTGCTGCGGGCGGCACAGGAGTCCAAGCACGACAG CTTCGTGCCCTGCTCAGAGAAGATCCACTCGGCTGTGACGGAGATGGCATCGCTCTTCCCCAAG AAGCCGGCGCTGGAGACGGTGCGGAGCTCCCTGCGGCTGCTCAACGCCAGCGCCTACCGGCTGCAGAGCGAGTGCCGCAAGACCGTGCCGCCTGAGCCGGGCGCTGCCGTGGACTACCAGCTCCTGACCCAGCAGGTCATCCAGTGTGCCTACGACATCGCCAAGGCCGCCAAGCAGCTGGTCACCATCACCACCCGCGAGAAGAAGCAGTGA
- the GIT1 gene encoding ARF GTPase-activating protein GIT1 isoform X2, giving the protein MSRKAPRAEVCADCSAPDPGWASINRGVLICDECCSVHRSLGRHISIVKHLRHSPWPATLLQMVHTLASNGANSIWEHSLLDPAQVQSGRRKANPQDKVHPTKSEFIRAKYQMLAFVHKLPCRDDDGVTAKDLSKQLHSSVRTGNLETCLRLLSLGAQANFFHPEKGTTPLHVAAKAGQILQAELLVVYGADPGAPDVNGRTPIDYARQAAQHELAERLVECQYELTDRLAFYLCGRKPDHKNGHYIIPQMADSLDLSELAKAAKKKLQALSNRLFEELAMDVYDEVDRRENDAVWLTTQNHSTLVTERSAVPFLPVNPEYSATRNQGRQKLARFNAREFATLLIDILGEAKRRQQGKSLLSPTDALDYSLRSQSDLDDQHDYDSVASDEDTDQELLRNASRNNRARSMDSSDLSDGPITLQEYLEVKKALAASEAKVQQLMKVNNSLSDELRRLQREIHKLQAENTQIRQQTGPVHPTPAPSERPEHGHPPGTAPPHRRDRQAFSMYEPGSALKPFGQPVEELVTRLQPFGTGEVEDEALYSMHIPASVYRMRKGPSASSVPFPPSSPLLSCPSDGARHMSKLDRHGSGTDSDYDNTQAGEVLISMEGKRFMELSKDEDFPHELDPLDGELDPGLPSTEDVILKTEQVTKNIQELLRAAQESKHDSFVPCSEKIHSAVTEMASLFPKKPALETVRSSLRLLNASAYRLQSECRKTVPPEPGAAVDYQLLTQQVIQCAYDIAKAAKQLVTITTREKKQ; this is encoded by the exons ATGTCCCGGAAGGCGCCGCGGGCGGAGGTGTGCGCCGACTGCAGCGCCCCAG ACCCCGGCTGGGCCTCCATCAACCGCGGGGTGCTCATCTGCGACGAGTGCTGCAGCGTGCACCGCAGCCTGGGCCGCCACATCTCCATCGTCAAGCACCTGCGCCACAGCCCCTGGCCTGCCACCCTGCTCCAG ATGGTGCACACCTTGGCGAGCAATGGGGCCAACTCCATCTGGGAGCACTCGCTGCTGGATCCGGCCCAGGTGCAGAGCGGGCGCCGGAAAGCAAACCCCCAGGACAAAGTGCA ccccaccaagTCGGAGTTCATCCGCGCCAAGTACCAGATGCTGGCCTTCGTCCACAAGCTGCCCTGCCGGGACGACGACGGAGTCACTGCCAAGGACCTCAGCAAG CAATTGCACTCGAGCGTGCGGACGGGAAACCTGGAGACCTGCCTGCGCCTGCTCTCGCTGGGCGCCCAGGCCAACTTCTTCCACCCG gAGAAGGGCACCACGCCGCTGCACGTGGCCGCCAAGGCCGGGCAGatcctgcaggcagagctgctggtggtCTACGGCGCTGACCCCGGGGCGCCGGACGTGAACGGCCGGACCCCCATCGACTACGCCAG GCAGGCAGCCCAGCACGAGCTGGCGGAGCGGCTGGTGGAATGCCAGTACGAGCTGACCGACCGGCTGGCCTTTTACCTCTGTGGCAGGAAGCCGG ACCACAAGAATGGGCACTACATCATCCCGCAGATGGCTGACAG TCTGGACCTCTCTGAGCTGGCCAAGGCAGCCAAGAAGAAGCTGCAGGCG CTCAGCAACCGCCTCTTCGAGGAGCTGGCCATGGATGTCTACGATGAGGTGGACCGCCGGGAGAACGACGCGG TCTGGCTGACGACGCAGAACCACAGCACGCTGGTGACGGAGCGCAGCgctgtccccttcctccctgtcAACCCCGAGTACTCGGCCACGCGCAACCAG GGCCGGCAGAAGCTGGCCAGGTTCAACGCCAGGGAGTTCGCCACCTTGCTCATCGACATCCTCGGGGAAGCCAAGCGCCGGCAGCAAGGGAAGAGTCTGCTGAGCCCCACAG aCGCCCTCGACTACTCGCTGCGGAGCCAGAGTGACCTGGACGACCAGCACGACTACGACAGCGTCGCCTCTGACGAGGACACGGACCAGGAGCTGCTGCGCAACGCCTCACGCAACAACCGTGCCAGG agcatGGACTCCTCCGACCTCTCGGACGGCCCCATCACACTGCAGGAGTACCTGGAGGTGAAGAAGGCTCTGGCCGCCTCCGAGGCCAAGGTGCAGCAGCTGATGAAAGTGAACAACAGCCTGAGCGACGAGCTGCGCCGGCTGCAGCGCGAG ATCCACAAGCTGCAGGCAGAGAACACGCAGATCCGGCAGCAGACGGGTCCCGTGCACCCAACCCCGGCCCCCAGCGAGCGGCCGGAGCACGGGCaccccccgggcacggcccccccgCACCGCCGGGATCGCCAGGCCTTCTCCATGTACGAGCCGGGCTCAGCACTGAAACCCTTCGGGCAGCCGGTGGAGGAGCTGGTGACGCGGCTGCAGCCCTTCGGCACCGGG GAGGTGGAGGACGAGGCTCTGTACTCCATGCACATCCCGGCCAGCGTGTACCGG aTGCGGAAAGGTCCATCTGCCTCCTCGGTGCCCTTTCCCCCATCCTCCCCGCTGCTCTCCTGCCCGTCTGACGGTGCCCGGCACATG aGCAAGCTGGACCGGCACGGCAGCGGCACCGACAGCGACTACGACAACACGCAGGCGGGTGAGGTCCTGATCAG CATGGAGGGGAAGCGGTTCATGGAGCTGAGCAAGGACGAGGACTTCCCCCACGAGCTGGACCCGCTGGACGGGGAGCTGGACCCCGGCCTGCCCAGCACGGAGGATGTCATCCTCAAAACTGAGCAGGTCACCAAGAACATCCAGGAGCTGCTGCGGGCGGCACAGGAGTCCAAGCACGACAG CTTCGTGCCCTGCTCAGAGAAGATCCACTCGGCTGTGACGGAGATGGCATCGCTCTTCCCCAAG AAGCCGGCGCTGGAGACGGTGCGGAGCTCCCTGCGGCTGCTCAACGCCAGCGCCTACCGGCTGCAGAGCGAGTGCCGCAAGACCGTGCCGCCTGAGCCGGGCGCTGCCGTGGACTACCAGCTCCTGACCCAGCAGGTCATCCAGTGTGCCTACGACATCGCCAAGGCCGCCAAGCAGCTGGTCACCATCACCACCCGCGAGAAGAAGCAGTGA
- the GIT1 gene encoding ARF GTPase-activating protein GIT1 isoform X4: protein MSRKAPRAEVCADCSAPDPGWASINRGVLICDECCSVHRSLGRHISIVKHLRHSPWPATLLQMVHTLASNGANSIWEHSLLDPAQVQSGRRKANPQDKVHPTKSEFIRAKYQMLAFVHKLPCRDDDGVTAKDLSKQLHSSVRTGNLETCLRLLSLGAQANFFHPEKGTTPLHVAAKAGQILQAELLVVYGADPGAPDVNGRTPIDYARQAAQHELAERLVECQYELTDRLAFYLCGRKPDHKNGHYIIPQMADSLDLSELAKAAKKKLQALSNRLFEELAMDVYDEVDRRENDAVWLTTQNHSTLVTERSAVPFLPVNPEYSATRNQGRQKLARFNAREFATLLIDILGEAKRRQQGKSLLSPTDALDYSLRSQSDLDDQHDYDSVASDEDTDQELLRNASRNNRARSMDSSDLSDGPITLQEYLEVKKALAASEAKVQQLMKVNNSLSDELRRLQREIHKLQAENTQIRQQTGPVHPTPAPSERPEHGHPPGTAPPHRRDRQAFSMYEPGSALKPFGQPVEELVTRLQPFGTGMRKGPSASSVPFPPSSPLLSCPSDGARHMSKLDRHGSGTDSDYDNTQAGEVLISMEGKRFMELSKDEDFPHELDPLDGELDPGLPSTEDVILKTEQVTKNIQELLRAAQESKHDSFVPCSEKIHSAVTEMASLFPKKPALETVRSSLRLLNASAYRLQSECRKTVPPEPGAAVDYQLLTQQVIQCAYDIAKAAKQLVTITTREKKQ from the exons ATGTCCCGGAAGGCGCCGCGGGCGGAGGTGTGCGCCGACTGCAGCGCCCCAG ACCCCGGCTGGGCCTCCATCAACCGCGGGGTGCTCATCTGCGACGAGTGCTGCAGCGTGCACCGCAGCCTGGGCCGCCACATCTCCATCGTCAAGCACCTGCGCCACAGCCCCTGGCCTGCCACCCTGCTCCAG ATGGTGCACACCTTGGCGAGCAATGGGGCCAACTCCATCTGGGAGCACTCGCTGCTGGATCCGGCCCAGGTGCAGAGCGGGCGCCGGAAAGCAAACCCCCAGGACAAAGTGCA ccccaccaagTCGGAGTTCATCCGCGCCAAGTACCAGATGCTGGCCTTCGTCCACAAGCTGCCCTGCCGGGACGACGACGGAGTCACTGCCAAGGACCTCAGCAAG CAATTGCACTCGAGCGTGCGGACGGGAAACCTGGAGACCTGCCTGCGCCTGCTCTCGCTGGGCGCCCAGGCCAACTTCTTCCACCCG gAGAAGGGCACCACGCCGCTGCACGTGGCCGCCAAGGCCGGGCAGatcctgcaggcagagctgctggtggtCTACGGCGCTGACCCCGGGGCGCCGGACGTGAACGGCCGGACCCCCATCGACTACGCCAG GCAGGCAGCCCAGCACGAGCTGGCGGAGCGGCTGGTGGAATGCCAGTACGAGCTGACCGACCGGCTGGCCTTTTACCTCTGTGGCAGGAAGCCGG ACCACAAGAATGGGCACTACATCATCCCGCAGATGGCTGACAG TCTGGACCTCTCTGAGCTGGCCAAGGCAGCCAAGAAGAAGCTGCAGGCG CTCAGCAACCGCCTCTTCGAGGAGCTGGCCATGGATGTCTACGATGAGGTGGACCGCCGGGAGAACGACGCGG TCTGGCTGACGACGCAGAACCACAGCACGCTGGTGACGGAGCGCAGCgctgtccccttcctccctgtcAACCCCGAGTACTCGGCCACGCGCAACCAG GGCCGGCAGAAGCTGGCCAGGTTCAACGCCAGGGAGTTCGCCACCTTGCTCATCGACATCCTCGGGGAAGCCAAGCGCCGGCAGCAAGGGAAGAGTCTGCTGAGCCCCACAG aCGCCCTCGACTACTCGCTGCGGAGCCAGAGTGACCTGGACGACCAGCACGACTACGACAGCGTCGCCTCTGACGAGGACACGGACCAGGAGCTGCTGCGCAACGCCTCACGCAACAACCGTGCCAGG agcatGGACTCCTCCGACCTCTCGGACGGCCCCATCACACTGCAGGAGTACCTGGAGGTGAAGAAGGCTCTGGCCGCCTCCGAGGCCAAGGTGCAGCAGCTGATGAAAGTGAACAACAGCCTGAGCGACGAGCTGCGCCGGCTGCAGCGCGAG ATCCACAAGCTGCAGGCAGAGAACACGCAGATCCGGCAGCAGACGGGTCCCGTGCACCCAACCCCGGCCCCCAGCGAGCGGCCGGAGCACGGGCaccccccgggcacggcccccccgCACCGCCGGGATCGCCAGGCCTTCTCCATGTACGAGCCGGGCTCAGCACTGAAACCCTTCGGGCAGCCGGTGGAGGAGCTGGTGACGCGGCTGCAGCCCTTCGGCACCGGG aTGCGGAAAGGTCCATCTGCCTCCTCGGTGCCCTTTCCCCCATCCTCCCCGCTGCTCTCCTGCCCGTCTGACGGTGCCCGGCACATG aGCAAGCTGGACCGGCACGGCAGCGGCACCGACAGCGACTACGACAACACGCAGGCGGGTGAGGTCCTGATCAG CATGGAGGGGAAGCGGTTCATGGAGCTGAGCAAGGACGAGGACTTCCCCCACGAGCTGGACCCGCTGGACGGGGAGCTGGACCCCGGCCTGCCCAGCACGGAGGATGTCATCCTCAAAACTGAGCAGGTCACCAAGAACATCCAGGAGCTGCTGCGGGCGGCACAGGAGTCCAAGCACGACAG CTTCGTGCCCTGCTCAGAGAAGATCCACTCGGCTGTGACGGAGATGGCATCGCTCTTCCCCAAG AAGCCGGCGCTGGAGACGGTGCGGAGCTCCCTGCGGCTGCTCAACGCCAGCGCCTACCGGCTGCAGAGCGAGTGCCGCAAGACCGTGCCGCCTGAGCCGGGCGCTGCCGTGGACTACCAGCTCCTGACCCAGCAGGTCATCCAGTGTGCCTACGACATCGCCAAGGCCGCCAAGCAGCTGGTCACCATCACCACCCGCGAGAAGAAGCAGTGA